The DNA region CCGGATGGCAGAGTGATTGGAATCTGATTGTGCCAGGGAATTTCAGCGACGGTACAGAGACCGACCTGCTGTTTTATAGCCAGGCGCGGGGTGTCGGACAGTTCTATCGCACCAACCACGGGGCCATCGCCCAAATTGGTCTCTACACCGATTGGCGCCATACCTGGGCGCATATTCTGGCAGGAACCTTTGCTCCGGCTGTCATCACCACGCAACCGCCGCCGCCGGCAATCGTGATCCCCTCGATCGTGCTGTCCGACCCGATGCTTGGCTTCTATTCACTGAAGCTCACAGGATCGGGCTTCGAAGCGAATGAGACCGTCTCGCTCACGCTGACCTGGCAGGATCAGAATCAGGCGCCCCAGAGCATTATTTATACGACCCAGGCCGATGGCTCCGGAGGATTTGTATATACATACGACGGAAGCGGAGGAGGGGTTTGCATTCCATTCCGGAGATGGACAGTCGTCGGAACCGGCAAGACAAGCCATCGCCAATCCAGTCCCGTCTCGGCCGGATGTCCATGAAGTAAGCGGATATCCATATCTCCGGCAAAGAACGAGCGGATGATTCAGGTGGTATCTCTTTTGCCCGGATAACACCCGGGACACGACGCTTTTTCTAAACGTCTTCAGGAAAATGAGCGCGCTCCCCTATTCCCATCAGGCAAGGCACGTTTCAAGAACTGCAACAATACGAGACGCGCTTTGGGGATTGTGCGCGCATCGAGAGAGGGATCATTTGAGGCTGTGCTAAGCCAAGCTCGTCACGACTCTGTCCTTAGCCTCTCTCTGCTGCGCAATTGAGTCGAGTCTTCGCAAAGGCTGCAATCGAAATCGTTTGTTTTTCTCTCTTGACAAACCATAACCATATGGCTATGGTTTTGCGTGTGAAGCCCTCTGATGCCAATCACGTCTTCCGTGCTCTTGCCGATCCGACTCGCAGGGCTATCTTCGAGGAGCTGAGCCGGCAAGGCGAACAGACCGTCCACGCCTTGACTCGCTATGCGGGCGTATCTCAGCCTGCTGTCTCCAAGCACCTGACGGTGCTGAAGCGAGCGAAGCTGGTACGGCATCGCCGCAAGGGACGGGAAACTCACTATTGCGTGCAGCCCGATGCGCTGGCGCCGATGGTGGATTGGCTCAATGTCTACGGCGCCTTCTGGCGTGACCGGTTTGACCAACTTGAAGCCCTTTTGGAAAGGATGAAGCCATGAGCCAAGAATCGACGAGCAATTCAGCACAGAGTCCCCGTACCCTTGTGATGGAGAGGGTATTCCCACACCCACCAGAGAAGCTGTGGCGAGCGCTTACGGAGAGCCCGCTGCTCGCGCAGTGGATGATGAACAACGACTTCGAACCGGTGGTCGGGCGGAAGTTCCAATTCCGGGCAGACCCGATGCCGAACTGGGATGGTGTTGTCGACTGCGAGGTGCTGATCGTCGACCCGTTGCAACGTCTGTCCTATAACTGGGGCGTTGGAGGAAGCGAATCCGGGCTTCAATGGGTGGTGCTCTTTACGTTGACTCCAGCGGAGGGAGGCACTCACGTTCGCATGGAGCAGTCCGGCTTCCGTCCCGATCAGCAGGCAGCGTATCAGGGTGCAAATTACGGCTGGCAGAAGTTCTTCGGTGGTCTGGAAGGTGTGCTCGGGGGGTTG from Edaphobacter paludis includes:
- a CDS encoding metalloregulator ArsR/SmtB family transcription factor, coding for MAMVLRVKPSDANHVFRALADPTRRAIFEELSRQGEQTVHALTRYAGVSQPAVSKHLTVLKRAKLVRHRRKGRETHYCVQPDALAPMVDWLNVYGAFWRDRFDQLEALLERMKP
- a CDS encoding SRPBCC domain-containing protein, giving the protein MSQESTSNSAQSPRTLVMERVFPHPPEKLWRALTESPLLAQWMMNNDFEPVVGRKFQFRADPMPNWDGVVDCEVLIVDPLQRLSYNWGVGGSESGLQWVVLFTLTPAEGGTHVRMEQSGFRPDQQAAYQGANYGWQKFFGGLEGVLGGLE